Genomic segment of Thermococcus sp. 21S7:
CAGATACATCGAGTTATCCGATGTCACCGCAAGGAAGAACAGGTAAAGCGTGTAGTTGCCGGGGGTAACATTGAGAGAACAGGAGATGTTGTATGAAAGGGAGAGCACCTTGTGAGACTTCCAGTCACTGAGCACAGTGGAGGAGACCGTCAGGTTGAAACCAGGAACCTCATTACCATTGGAATCCCTCACCCGAAAGCCCCGGTAACTGGCCACCTTCAAGTCAAAGTTTCCTGCGTTCATAAGCATCAGCGTCCCGCTGCTGTAGTCGCCGCGCAGCAGGGTTATCTCATCGTTCGTCGTGAAACTGACGAACTGGGCCGAGGAACTGGGAAGAAGCGCTATGACCAGCATCAAAAGGATAAACGTAACTACTGTCCTCCTCATGCGTTCCCACCACCAATAGTTGTGTTTTCACCCATATAAAGTCTACTCTCCATAGAGCAGAACAACGATACCCACAACCATCAAGCCAGCAAAGGCGACCATCATAAGCCGGTACCAGAGGAGCCTGGAGAAGTGGGGCCCTATAACGAGACCGAGAATGAGGAGCATAAAGCCATAGAATATCGCGAATACTCCAAGGGCGGTGTTAACGCTCACCCCAAGTATCAGAAGCACCCCCAGGAGCGCCCCTGCGAGCACCGTGACGTGGGGAACCGTAAAGGCCAGGTAGTCCCTTAGAACCCTGAGGTCTTCGTCCATACCCATCACTCCGTTATGAAGGCGTAGGTTGTTGTCGTCGGGAGGGCTTTTCTGATTTTCGGAAGGAGGTACCTTGGGTACAGTTCCTCGGCCTTCTCGGCCAGGATATCGTAGGTGCCGAGGATTTTGTCCATGACCTTAACCTCGATACTGCCCCTCACCCGAAAGTAGCCTCTGTAGAGGGTGCTTATCTCAAGCACTATGGGTACCCTGAGGCGCTCCTCCTCGCCCCTATCGAGGAGGGAACGGAGATATTCCAGCTCGGAGCGTTTGAAGTAGTGGTAGCTCCCGTCCCGCAGTCTAACCCTCGGCTCATTTTCGTTGAGCAGTTCTACCAGCGTGGGTCTTGTGGCGGGGAGGTGGAGGTTTACCCTGGCTATCTCCCTGGTGAGTATGTCCTCTGCCTTCGACATGTTCATGACTACTCGCGAATCCAATAAACCTTTGCTTGACATCAACATGTCTAAAATTGCCAGAGAGGACAAGTAAAATGACAGCTTCTTGTCAATCATTGGAAGGCCGGGCCACACCATCGTCATAATGACAAAAATCCAGTGAAAAGGCTTTTATTGGATTAATCGTTCAATGAAATGGCATTAATACTGAACATTTAAGCAATAATAGGTGATAAAGATGAACGGTTTGAGCACGTCCGGCGTGGGAGGCGGACTTGAATCGAAGAGGGTGGGATTCATCCAGCTCATTTTCGTGGACATCAACGGCGTTCCGAAGGGCATGGAGGTTCCAATAGGAAGATACGACGAGGCCATAGATGACGGCATAGCCTTCGACGGCTCCTCAATTCCAGGATTCGAAGGAATAGAGGACAGCGATTTAATTTTTAAAGCGGACCCCTCAACCTACGCCGAAATCCCCTGGGAAGGCACCTCCAGAGTCTATGGATATATCTACAAGGGGGAGAGGCCCTACCCCGCGGATCCCAGGGGCGTCCTCAGGAATACCCTTGAAGAGCTTGAAAAGGCAGGGTTCAAGGCTTACATAGGGCCAGAACCAGAGTTCTACCTATTCAAGAAAAACGGCTCCTGGGAACTTCAGATACCTGACAGCGGCGGCTACTTCGACCTGGTGACCCTTGACAAAGCCAGAGGCATACGCAGGGAGATAGCGCTCCACATGCCGGCCCTGGGACTCGTTCCGGAGGTTCTTCACCACGAGGTCGGGAAGGCCCAGCACGAGATAGACTTCCGCTATGACGAGGCGCTCAGGACGGCCGACAACATCATCAGCTTCAAGCACATAGTGAAGGCGACCGCCGAGGCCCACGGCCTCTACGCCACGTTCATGCCCAAGCCTCTCTACGGCTTCCCCGGCAACGGGATGCACCTTCACGTAAGCCTGTGGAAGGACGGGGAGAACGCATTCATCGGCGAGGACGGACTCAGCGAGACGGCGCTCCACTTCCTCGGCGGGGTACTCGCCCATGCGAAAGCCCTGACGGCAGTAACGAACCCGACGGTGAACAGCTACAAGCGCCTCGTTCCGGGCTATGAGGCCCCGGTTTACATAAGCTGGGGATACAGGAACAGGAGCGCACTGGTAAGGGTTCCGGCGTTCTGGGGCAACGGCGCCAGGATAGAGTACCGCTGCCCGGACCCCAGCGCAAACCCCTACCTGGCCTTTGCCGCGATACTGATGGCCGGGCTGGACGGTATAAAGAGAAGGATTGAGCCCGAAGCCTACGTGGAGGAGAACGTCTACGAGATGAACGACTCCAGGCGTAAAAGCCTCGGCATAGACACGCTCCCAGAAAGCCTCGGCGAGGCCCTGGAGTGGCTGAAGGAGGATAAAGCTGTCAAGGGGGCTCTGGGCGGGGCGTACAGGAACTTCATTGCATACAAGGAGCGCGAATGGGAGGAATACATTGAATACCTCGGCGCTAAAGGCCTCCCGGAGGGGACAAAGAAGGTAACCGAGTGGGAGCTGGAGAGGTACTTCCACATCTAGTGAACCTCCTCAAGAACCTCCTCAATGATCGTTTCCTCAGGCTTTTCTTTCTCCCTCAGGTGCACCAGCGTCGAACCGCCTATTATGAGGGCCGCTCCAATGAGCTGTTCAAGGGTGAGGGTCTCACCGAAGAGCAGGAACGCCAGGGTTATCGCAACCACCGGTTCAATCGTGGCAACTATGCTGGCCCTGCTGACCTCAACCTCCCTCAGCGCGTGGTTGTAGAGTATGTATCCTAGGAACGTCGGAAAGAACGCCAGGGCAAAGAGATACGGAACCGCGCCCGAGGGCACCGAGAAGTCAGTGAACGGCAGGAGGTACAGCATGCCGAAGAGGAGCGTGTAGAAGAGCGCCTTCTCTGGCTCGTCGTCCCTGACGGCGAACTTCGCAAGAACGCCGTAGAGCGCGTAGGTCAGGCCGGTCAGCAGTCCGAACATAAGCGCCTTGGTGGAGAACTGCATGTCCCCCCAGTTCACGAGGAGAACGCCAAGCATGACCATCGCCAGGGCGGCGATTTTCTCCCGCATCAGGGGCTCGTTGAAGGCCAGCCTGCCGAGGATTATCGAATACACTGGAGCGGTGTAGAGGAGCAGGACCGCAAAGGACACCGAGGATATCGTCACGGTGTAGAAGTACAGCGTGTAGAAGAGGAAGATGCTGAAGAAGCCGTAGAGGGCGTAGAACCTAAGGCGGGAGCGTTCAAGGGAGAATCCTATGCCCCTGATGCGAAGATAGGCCGCCAGCAGAACTAGGGCAAAGAAAACACGGTAGAACACCATGGTGAAGGGACTGAGGCCGAAGCCGTCGAGGTACTTGGCGAATATGCCCAGGGTTCCCCACATGGATGCGGCTAGAAAAACGAGAATGTAACCCCGTTTCATGGACTCACCTCAGAAGACGGGACCAACCGGAAGGCGCCTCTTGTGCTCGCTGCCCTTCACCAGCTTCTCGACGTATTCGACCCTCTCGATGCTTATTCCAAGCTCCCCCGCTATTTCAGCCTTCGGCATCTTCAGGTCAACCATGCGCCAGAGTATCTCGTCGAGGAGGCGGTAGCTTATCCCGAGCTCGTCCTCGTCCGTCTGCCCCTCCCACAGGCCGGCCGACGGCTTCTTTTCGATTATCCTCTCCGGAACCCCGAGGAGCTTTGCTACCTCCCAGACCTCGGTCTTGTAGAGGTTTATCAGCGGAGCGTAGTCGCTGGCACCGTCGCCCCATTTCGTGAAGTAGCCAGTGAGAACCTCGCTCCTGTTGCTGGTTCCGAGGACGAGGCAGTTTTTGGCGTTGGCGTGGGCGTACAGCAGAACCATCCTCGTTCTAGCCATGACGTTTCCCCTGCTCTTTGTGTCGAGTCCCCCAACGGCCCTCTCGAACTCATCCACGATGGGCTTTATGTTGACCACCCTGTAGTCAATTCCGAGACTCTCGCAGACGAGCCTGGCGTCGTCAAGGTCGCGGTTCTCGTAG
This window contains:
- a CDS encoding DUF61 family protein, translating into MSKAEDILTREIARVNLHLPATRPTLVELLNENEPRVRLRDGSYHYFKRSELEYLRSLLDRGEEERLRVPIVLEISTLYRGYFRVRGSIEVKVMDKILGTYDILAEKAEELYPRYLLPKIRKALPTTTTYAFITE
- the glnA gene encoding type I glutamate--ammonia ligase, with the translated sequence MNGLSTSGVGGGLESKRVGFIQLIFVDINGVPKGMEVPIGRYDEAIDDGIAFDGSSIPGFEGIEDSDLIFKADPSTYAEIPWEGTSRVYGYIYKGERPYPADPRGVLRNTLEELEKAGFKAYIGPEPEFYLFKKNGSWELQIPDSGGYFDLVTLDKARGIRREIALHMPALGLVPEVLHHEVGKAQHEIDFRYDEALRTADNIISFKHIVKATAEAHGLYATFMPKPLYGFPGNGMHLHVSLWKDGENAFIGEDGLSETALHFLGGVLAHAKALTAVTNPTVNSYKRLVPGYEAPVYISWGYRNRSALVRVPAFWGNGARIEYRCPDPSANPYLAFAAILMAGLDGIKRRIEPEAYVEENVYEMNDSRRKSLGIDTLPESLGEALEWLKEDKAVKGALGGAYRNFIAYKEREWEEYIEYLGAKGLPEGTKKVTEWELERYFHI
- a CDS encoding EamA family transporter; its protein translation is MKRGYILVFLAASMWGTLGIFAKYLDGFGLSPFTMVFYRVFFALVLLAAYLRIRGIGFSLERSRLRFYALYGFFSIFLFYTLYFYTVTISSVSFAVLLLYTAPVYSIILGRLAFNEPLMREKIAALAMVMLGVLLVNWGDMQFSTKALMFGLLTGLTYALYGVLAKFAVRDDEPEKALFYTLLFGMLYLLPFTDFSVPSGAVPYLFALAFFPTFLGYILYNHALREVEVSRASIVATIEPVVAITLAFLLFGETLTLEQLIGAALIIGGSTLVHLREKEKPEETIIEEVLEEVH
- a CDS encoding NAD+ synthase: MRELDYGAAVERITEFIRESVDGAGADGVVVGVSGGIDSATVAYLAAKALGKEKVLGLIMPYYENRDLDDARLVCESLGIDYRVVNIKPIVDEFERAVGGLDTKSRGNVMARTRMVLLYAHANAKNCLVLGTSNRSEVLTGYFTKWGDGASDYAPLINLYKTEVWEVAKLLGVPERIIEKKPSAGLWEGQTDEDELGISYRLLDEILWRMVDLKMPKAEIAGELGISIERVEYVEKLVKGSEHKRRLPVGPVF